In one window of Micromonospora cathayae DNA:
- a CDS encoding T3SS (YopN, CesT) and YbjN peptide-binding chaperone 1, producing MTADHPPAPADDATGTLPDHHESILLDEPSTADLRAKVTEAWREFARALADQLRGLPSGAHVELTLDPTASGTGDAVYSISVDVDDEGSLSARAVGNATLPEGYRLDRAAVADMIALGWSPPGVVEGSGEQFGLLGAEGETSRLAAVLSRTLRDVYGAPHPAFLVYLVHDADGEPLPVGPLGTARSEFGPDRDVEADLDEALAAAATAQAEANDVAALAEQVRTVVSTMLKSDSDRLQVDSDGDINIRAGSAMVFVRVRDNPPLVDVFSPVLTEVEPTEQLYVKLSELTNRMPIGRLYCADDTVWASIPVFGRNFQATHLMLAVQVMTGLADELDDRLHGEFGGKRFFGEGDKPSRHQQGGTGEHRTGMYL from the coding sequence ATGACGGCAGACCACCCCCCGGCGCCGGCCGATGACGCGACCGGCACCCTGCCGGACCACCACGAATCGATCCTGCTCGACGAGCCGAGCACGGCCGACCTGCGCGCCAAGGTCACCGAGGCCTGGCGGGAGTTCGCCCGGGCGCTCGCCGACCAGCTTCGCGGTCTGCCCAGCGGCGCGCATGTCGAGCTGACTCTCGACCCCACCGCGTCGGGTACCGGTGACGCCGTCTACTCGATCAGTGTGGACGTGGACGACGAGGGGTCGCTCTCCGCCCGCGCGGTCGGCAACGCCACCCTGCCCGAGGGCTACCGGCTGGACCGGGCCGCGGTCGCCGACATGATCGCGCTCGGCTGGTCACCGCCGGGGGTGGTGGAGGGGTCCGGCGAGCAGTTCGGCCTGCTCGGCGCGGAGGGCGAGACGTCCCGCCTCGCGGCGGTCCTGTCCCGTACGCTCCGCGACGTCTACGGCGCTCCGCACCCGGCGTTCCTGGTGTACCTGGTGCACGACGCCGACGGCGAGCCGCTGCCGGTCGGGCCGCTGGGCACCGCGCGCAGCGAGTTCGGCCCGGACCGCGACGTGGAGGCCGACCTCGACGAGGCGCTGGCCGCGGCGGCCACCGCCCAGGCCGAGGCCAACGACGTGGCGGCGTTGGCGGAGCAGGTCCGTACCGTCGTCTCCACCATGCTCAAGTCGGACTCCGACCGGCTCCAGGTCGACTCGGACGGGGACATCAACATCCGGGCCGGCTCGGCCATGGTCTTCGTGCGGGTCCGTGACAATCCGCCCCTGGTCGACGTCTTCTCCCCGGTACTCACCGAGGTCGAGCCGACCGAGCAGCTCTACGTGAAGCTTTCCGAACTGACCAACCGGATGCCGATCGGGCGGCTCTACTGTGCCGACGACACGGTCTGGGCGTCCATCCCGGTCTTCGGCCGGAACTTCCAGGCCACCCATCTGATGCTGGCGGTGCAGGTGATGACCGGCCTGGCCGACGAACTGGACGACCGGCTGCACGGCGAGTTCGGCGGCAAGCGCTTCTTCGGCGAGGGGGACAAGCCGAGCCGTCACCAGCAGGGCGGGACGGGCGAACACCGGACCGGCATGTACCTCTGA
- a CDS encoding DUF6457 domain-containing protein, giving the protein MNRMDEWVAAACADLDLDPTQVPVPVVLDLARDVAHHVLRPGAPVTAYLLGLAAARGADPAATAARLGELAKNWPVELGDEAPG; this is encoded by the coding sequence ATGAACCGGATGGACGAGTGGGTCGCGGCGGCCTGCGCCGACCTGGACCTGGACCCGACCCAGGTGCCGGTGCCGGTGGTGCTCGACCTGGCCCGGGACGTCGCCCATCACGTGCTGCGCCCGGGAGCGCCGGTCACCGCGTACCTGCTGGGGCTGGCGGCGGCCCGGGGCGCGGACCCTGCGGCGACCGCCGCCCGTCTCGGTGAGCTGGCGAAGAACTGGCCGGTGGAGCTCGGCGACGAAGCGCCCGGCTGA
- the mobA gene encoding molybdenum cofactor guanylyltransferase, producing the protein MTGFAAVVLTGGAARRLGGVDKPGVAVGGRPMRDRVLAAVADAAPRIVVGPDTTPVPAGALVVREEPAGGGPVAATAAGLTLLPPESTTVALLAGDLPLLTSTAVGELRRALAADATADGVCYVDTDGRRQQLCGVWRVPSLRAAVDRLADERGGSLAGASIRALLAGLMVSELWWSGTGAPPWFDCDTDDDVRRAEEWMR; encoded by the coding sequence GTGACCGGCTTTGCGGCGGTGGTGTTGACCGGTGGCGCGGCGCGCCGGCTCGGCGGGGTCGACAAGCCCGGCGTGGCCGTCGGGGGCCGCCCGATGCGGGATCGGGTGCTGGCGGCGGTGGCCGACGCGGCCCCCCGGATCGTGGTCGGCCCGGACACCACCCCGGTCCCCGCCGGTGCCCTGGTGGTCCGGGAGGAACCGGCCGGTGGTGGCCCGGTCGCGGCCACCGCCGCCGGGTTGACCCTGCTTCCGCCGGAGTCGACGACGGTCGCGCTGCTCGCCGGCGACCTGCCGTTACTCACCTCGACGGCGGTCGGTGAGCTGCGCCGGGCGCTCGCCGCCGACGCCACCGCCGACGGGGTCTGCTACGTCGACACCGACGGCCGGCGGCAGCAGCTCTGCGGGGTGTGGCGGGTGCCCTCGTTGCGGGCGGCCGTCGACCGGCTCGCCGACGAGCGGGGCGGATCGTTGGCCGGGGCGTCGATCCGCGCCCTACTGGCCGGCCTGATGGTGAGCGAGTTGTGGTGGTCCGGTACGGGTGCGCCGCCGTGGTTCGACTGTGACACTGACGACGACGTACGCCGGGCGGAGGAGTGGATGCGATGA
- the fdhD gene encoding formate dehydrogenase accessory sulfurtransferase FdhD, with protein sequence MGRATDRRSVLRIDLSAERRVVRRPDSLSVEEPLEIRVGPAGPGRRRPLAVTMRTPGDDLDLAIGFLLTEGLIRSADDVHTAQLCAGTETPNTYNVVDVVLAPGVPEPTTDPARNFYTTSSCGVCGKASIDSVRTRSAYRVVDDPMVVPADLLAALPETLRSAQRGFDRTGGLHAAGLFTGSGELVVLREDVGRHNAVDKVVGWAVRENRLPLAGHLLLVSGRASFELTQKAWMAGIPLLAAVSAPSSLAVDLAAEAGMTLVGFLRGDTMNVYTGDHRVTCGPSSGSVRPR encoded by the coding sequence ATGGGACGGGCGACTGACCGACGCAGCGTGCTCCGCATCGACCTGAGCGCCGAGCGGCGGGTGGTCCGCCGGCCGGACAGCCTGTCCGTGGAGGAGCCGCTGGAGATCCGGGTGGGCCCGGCCGGTCCGGGCCGGCGACGGCCGCTGGCGGTGACCATGCGGACCCCCGGCGACGACCTGGATCTGGCGATCGGCTTCCTGCTGACCGAGGGGCTGATCCGGTCGGCCGACGACGTGCACACCGCCCAGCTCTGCGCCGGGACGGAGACCCCGAACACGTACAACGTGGTTGACGTGGTGCTGGCCCCCGGGGTGCCGGAGCCGACCACCGACCCGGCCCGCAACTTCTACACCACCAGTTCGTGCGGGGTGTGCGGCAAGGCGAGCATCGACTCGGTGCGTACCCGGTCGGCGTACCGGGTCGTCGACGACCCGATGGTGGTACCGGCCGACCTGCTGGCGGCCCTGCCGGAAACCCTGCGTTCCGCCCAGCGGGGCTTCGACCGCACCGGCGGGCTGCACGCCGCCGGTCTGTTCACCGGCAGCGGGGAACTGGTGGTGCTGCGGGAGGACGTGGGCCGGCACAACGCCGTGGACAAGGTGGTCGGCTGGGCCGTCCGGGAGAACCGCCTGCCACTGGCCGGGCACCTGCTGCTGGTGTCCGGGCGGGCCAGTTTCGAGCTGACCCAGAAGGCGTGGATGGCGGGGATTCCGCTGTTGGCGGCGGTGTCCGCGCCGAGCAGTCTCGCCGTCGACCTGGCCGCCGAGGCGGGAATGACCCTGGTCGGTTTCCTGCGCGGCGACACGATGAACGTCTACACCGGCGACCACCGGGTCACCTGCGGGCCCAGCTCAGGAAGCGTTCGACCACGTTGA
- a CDS encoding DUF397 domain-containing protein translates to MDLSNAIWRKSTRSGSSGGNCVEVADNLPGIVGVRDSKDPAGPTLAFSPTAWRSFVAEVPSRT, encoded by the coding sequence ATGGACCTCAGTAACGCCATCTGGCGCAAGAGCACCCGCAGCGGTTCGAGCGGCGGCAACTGCGTCGAGGTGGCCGACAATCTTCCCGGCATCGTCGGCGTACGGGACTCGAAGGACCCGGCCGGGCCGACGCTGGCCTTCTCCCCGACCGCCTGGCGGTCGTTCGTCGCTGAAGTCCCCAGCCGCACCTGA
- a CDS encoding DUF4192 domain-containing protein codes for MNSTERPRLAVRSPADLIAAVPYLLGFHPAESVVLVALRGRQIVFAARADLPPPGTAAAPAARYLAAVLRRQRAEAATIIGYGPAARVTAAVDAVRHELGGADITVLDALRVGDGRYWSYLCTDPGCCPPEGTPYDPTASQVTAAAVFAGQVALPDRAALTAQVAPVTGPTREAMRAATARARSRLGDLLRPVPAEELPSARAVTGPAGTAHRAALELSRRGERLTDDDAAWLGVLLTFVPARDDVWERTEGSDEHIDLWTDVFRRSEPELVAAPGCLLAFAAFRSGHGALAAVALERVLDQQPDYPMALLLDDLLRQAVPPSRLTDWPALNDKRTSRRRRR; via the coding sequence ATGAACTCGACCGAGCGCCCCCGGTTGGCCGTCCGCTCGCCCGCCGACCTCATCGCCGCCGTCCCGTACCTGCTCGGGTTCCACCCCGCCGAGAGCGTGGTGCTGGTGGCCCTGCGGGGCCGGCAGATCGTCTTCGCCGCCCGCGCCGACCTGCCGCCGCCGGGCACCGCCGCCGCGCCCGCCGCCCGCTACCTCGCCGCCGTGCTGCGCCGGCAGCGTGCCGAGGCGGCCACCATCATCGGGTACGGCCCGGCGGCCCGGGTGACCGCAGCGGTGGACGCCGTCCGGCACGAGCTGGGCGGGGCCGACATCACGGTGCTGGACGCGCTGCGGGTCGGCGACGGCCGCTACTGGTCGTACCTCTGCACCGACCCCGGATGCTGCCCGCCCGAGGGCACCCCGTACGACCCGACGGCCAGCCAGGTCACCGCAGCGGCCGTCTTCGCCGGTCAGGTCGCCCTGCCCGACCGCGCGGCACTGACCGCCCAGGTGGCCCCGGTCACCGGCCCGACCCGGGAGGCGATGCGGGCAGCCACCGCCCGGGCCCGGTCCCGCCTCGGCGACCTGCTACGGCCGGTCCCGGCCGAGGAACTGCCCTCGGCACGGGCCGTCACCGGTCCGGCCGGTACGGCGCACCGGGCGGCGCTGGAGCTGAGCCGGCGCGGCGAGCGGCTGACCGACGACGACGCGGCCTGGCTCGGTGTGCTGCTGACGTTCGTGCCCGCCCGGGACGACGTGTGGGAACGCACCGAGGGCAGCGACGAGCACATCGACCTCTGGACGGACGTGTTCCGCCGCAGCGAACCGGAACTCGTCGCCGCGCCCGGCTGTCTGCTCGCCTTCGCCGCCTTCCGGTCCGGGCACGGGGCGCTGGCGGCGGTGGCCCTGGAACGCGTACTCGACCAGCAGCCCGACTACCCGATGGCCCTGCTCCTCGACGACCTGCTCCGCCAGGCGGTGCCCCCGTCCCGGCTGACCGACTGGCCGGCCCTCAATGACAAGCGCACTTCCCGCCGCCGTCGCCGCTGA
- a CDS encoding fructosamine kinase family protein gives MDLAYLRAHPAHLPTFLTHQRIRETPVAGGSICAATRLTLDDGHSIFAKSWPEGSGRPVPEGFFASEAAGLRWLRAADAVGVPEVLVALPELLALDWIEPGEPTPAAAERLGRELAALHRAGAPAFGADWAGFIGALPQDNALDPGPWSTWFARCRLLPYLRRSVDGGALGPAETTLVEQVVERIGEYGGDEPPARIHGDLWPGNVLWGLDDRAWLVDPAAHGGHRETDLAQLALFGGAPHLDRILAAYREVWPLADGWAERVPLHQLHLMLVHTALFGAAWREAVGKTARQALDGASGRANVKR, from the coding sequence ATGGACCTGGCCTACCTGCGGGCGCATCCGGCGCACCTGCCGACCTTCCTGACCCACCAGCGGATCCGGGAGACACCGGTGGCCGGGGGCAGCATCTGCGCCGCTACCCGGCTCACCCTGGACGACGGCCATTCGATCTTCGCGAAGAGCTGGCCGGAGGGGTCGGGCCGACCGGTCCCGGAGGGCTTCTTCGCCAGCGAGGCGGCCGGTCTGCGGTGGCTGCGGGCGGCGGACGCGGTGGGCGTACCGGAGGTGCTGGTGGCGCTGCCGGAGCTGCTGGCGCTCGACTGGATCGAGCCCGGCGAGCCGACGCCGGCCGCCGCCGAACGCCTCGGCCGAGAGCTGGCCGCCCTGCACCGGGCCGGCGCGCCGGCCTTCGGGGCCGACTGGGCGGGGTTCATCGGGGCGTTGCCGCAGGACAACGCGCTGGACCCGGGGCCCTGGTCGACCTGGTTCGCGCGGTGCCGCCTGCTGCCGTACCTGCGTCGTTCGGTCGACGGCGGCGCGCTCGGCCCGGCGGAGACCACGCTGGTCGAGCAGGTGGTCGAGCGGATCGGGGAGTACGGCGGGGACGAGCCGCCCGCCCGGATCCACGGTGACCTCTGGCCGGGGAACGTGTTGTGGGGTCTCGACGACCGGGCCTGGCTGGTGGACCCGGCCGCGCACGGCGGCCACCGGGAGACCGACCTGGCCCAGTTGGCGCTGTTCGGCGGCGCTCCGCACCTGGACCGGATCCTGGCCGCCTACCGGGAGGTGTGGCCGCTGGCCGACGGGTGGGCGGAGCGGGTGCCGCTGCACCAGCTCCACCTGATGCTGGTGCACACCGCCCTGTTCGGCGCGGCCTGGCGGGAGGCGGTCGGCAAGACCGCACGACAGGCACTGGACGGTGCGTCCGGACGCGCTAACGTCAAGCGATGA
- the moaA gene encoding GTP 3',8-cyclase MoaA has protein sequence MSVDPSGGDGLVDRYGRVARDLRVSLTDKCNLRCTYCMPAEGLPWLAGPDLLTDAEVVRLVDVAVRHLGVTEVRFTGGEPLIRPGLAGIVAAVAALTPRPRISLTTNGIGLDRVAPALAAAGLDRVNVSLDTLDADRFARLTRRPRLPDVLAGLAGARAAGLIPVKVNAVLMRGVNDDEAPALLRFALAEGYELRFIEQMPLDAQHGWDRSAMVTADEILSTLGGEFDLTPDPAGRGTAPAETWLVDGGPARVGVIASVTRPFCGDCDRTRLTADGQVRACLFATEESDLRGALRAGADDTELARRWQRAMWGKRAGHGIDDPTFLQPVRPMSAIGG, from the coding sequence ATGAGCGTAGATCCATCGGGCGGTGACGGCCTGGTCGACCGGTACGGCCGGGTAGCTCGAGACCTGCGGGTCTCGCTGACCGACAAGTGCAATCTGCGCTGTACGTACTGCATGCCGGCGGAGGGGCTGCCCTGGCTGGCCGGTCCGGACCTGCTCACCGACGCCGAGGTCGTCCGGCTGGTGGACGTGGCGGTACGGCACCTGGGGGTGACCGAGGTGCGGTTCACCGGCGGTGAGCCGCTGATCCGGCCCGGCCTGGCCGGCATCGTGGCCGCCGTGGCGGCGCTGACACCCCGGCCCCGGATCTCGTTGACCACCAACGGCATCGGGCTGGACCGGGTCGCGCCCGCGCTGGCCGCCGCCGGGCTGGACCGGGTGAACGTGTCCCTGGACACCCTGGACGCGGACCGCTTCGCCCGGTTGACCCGCCGGCCGCGCCTGCCCGACGTGCTGGCCGGGCTGGCCGGTGCCCGGGCGGCGGGGCTCATCCCGGTCAAGGTCAACGCGGTGCTGATGCGCGGGGTCAACGACGACGAGGCCCCCGCCCTGCTGCGCTTCGCCCTGGCCGAAGGCTACGAACTCAGGTTCATCGAGCAGATGCCGCTGGACGCCCAGCACGGCTGGGACCGGTCGGCCATGGTGACCGCCGACGAGATCCTCAGCACGCTGGGCGGAGAGTTCGATCTCACCCCCGACCCCGCCGGACGGGGGACGGCACCGGCCGAGACCTGGCTGGTCGACGGGGGCCCGGCCCGGGTCGGCGTGATCGCCAGCGTCACCCGGCCGTTCTGCGGCGACTGCGACCGGACCAGGCTCACCGCCGACGGGCAGGTCCGGGCCTGCCTCTTCGCCACCGAGGAGTCCGACCTGCGCGGGGCGTTGCGCGCCGGGGCGGACGACACCGAGCTGGCCCGGCGCTGGCAGCGGGCGATGTGGGGCAAACGGGCCGGGCACGGCATCGACGATCCGACCTTCCTGCAACCGGTACGGCCGATGTCGGCGATCGGAGGCTGA
- a CDS encoding MoaD/ThiS family protein — MEITIRYYAGARAAAGCAQESGPAGRTLDEIVDELAGRHGDQLARVLRAASFLVDGVTCHDRRTPLPAGATIDVLPPFAGG, encoded by the coding sequence GTGGAGATCACCATCCGTTACTACGCCGGGGCCCGGGCCGCTGCCGGGTGTGCCCAGGAAAGCGGTCCCGCCGGGCGTACGCTCGACGAGATCGTCGACGAGTTGGCCGGCCGGCACGGCGACCAGCTCGCCAGAGTGCTCCGGGCGGCGAGTTTCCTGGTCGACGGCGTGACCTGTCATGATCGTCGGACCCCGCTGCCGGCCGGGGCCACGATCGACGTGCTGCCTCCCTTCGCCGGAGGCTGA
- a CDS encoding metallophosphoesterase has translation MLAVLGFVSTLALITGLIHFYLWKRLVRDTTSRGRWRRIGTISVLVLALLVPVTMVGTQNGYYWLAWPGYLWLAVMFYLLVVLVVLEVPMLVTRLVLRRRVAAAEPTAAAPEPALVGAGGTADPPPAEEAGPPDHDPARRLLLARSAAIFAGLTATGLTGYGIRTALGPPQLDRVQIPLAKLPRSMDGLRIATVSDIHLGPLRGRAHTERIVAAINRLDADLVAVVGDLVDGSVAELGGAAAPLRDLRARYGSFFVTGNHEYYSGVEEWVQEVDRLGLQVLQNERLEIAARGGVLDLAGVNDPAGEGGTGLAAGPDYAAALGDRDPARPVVLLAHQPVAAVEAAKFGVDLQLSGHTHGGQIVPFNLAVRLQQPVVSGLGEVDGTKVYVTNGAGFWGPPVRVGAEPQITLVELRSA, from the coding sequence GTGTTGGCGGTCCTGGGCTTCGTGTCCACCCTGGCGCTGATCACCGGGCTGATCCATTTCTACCTGTGGAAGCGGCTCGTCCGGGACACCACCTCCCGGGGCCGTTGGCGGCGGATCGGCACGATCAGCGTGCTGGTGCTCGCCCTGCTCGTTCCGGTGACCATGGTCGGCACCCAGAACGGCTACTACTGGCTGGCCTGGCCGGGCTACCTGTGGCTGGCGGTGATGTTCTACCTGCTGGTCGTCCTGGTCGTCCTGGAGGTGCCGATGCTGGTGACCCGGCTGGTGCTGCGCCGCCGGGTCGCCGCCGCCGAACCGACCGCCGCCGCGCCGGAGCCGGCCCTGGTGGGGGCCGGCGGCACCGCCGACCCGCCACCCGCCGAGGAGGCCGGGCCGCCCGACCACGACCCGGCCCGCCGGCTGCTGCTGGCCCGCAGCGCCGCCATCTTCGCCGGGCTCACCGCCACCGGCCTGACCGGGTACGGCATCCGCACCGCCCTCGGCCCGCCGCAGCTCGACCGGGTGCAGATCCCGCTCGCCAAGCTTCCCCGCAGCATGGACGGCCTGCGGATCGCCACCGTCTCCGACATCCACCTCGGCCCGCTGCGCGGCCGGGCGCACACCGAACGGATCGTGGCCGCCATCAACCGGCTCGACGCCGACCTGGTCGCGGTGGTCGGTGACCTGGTCGACGGCAGTGTCGCCGAGCTGGGCGGGGCCGCCGCGCCGCTGCGGGACCTGCGCGCCCGGTACGGCAGCTTCTTCGTCACCGGCAACCACGAGTACTACTCGGGGGTGGAGGAGTGGGTCCAGGAGGTGGACCGGCTCGGGCTGCAGGTGCTCCAGAACGAGCGGCTGGAGATCGCCGCCCGGGGTGGGGTCCTGGACCTGGCCGGGGTGAACGACCCGGCCGGTGAGGGCGGTACCGGCCTGGCCGCCGGCCCGGACTACGCGGCGGCGCTCGGTGACCGGGACCCCGCCCGCCCGGTGGTGCTGCTGGCCCACCAGCCGGTGGCCGCGGTGGAGGCGGCGAAGTTCGGAGTGGACCTGCAACTGTCCGGGCACACCCACGGCGGTCAGATCGTGCCGTTCAACCTGGCCGTCCGGCTCCAGCAGCCGGTGGTCTCCGGGCTCGGCGAGGTGGACGGCACCAAGGTGTACGTCACCAACGGGGCGGGTTTCTGGGGCCCGCCGGTACGCGTCGGCGCGGAGCCGCAGATCACCCTGGTGGAGCTCCGTTCGGCGTGA